A single Micromonospora sp. CCTCC AA 2012012 DNA region contains:
- a CDS encoding aminopeptidase P family protein, translating into MTEERTQPDGTQSHDPDFPEAFLTFMRQGWRDTELPVGPRPEVPNYAKRRAALSATFPGETLVIPTGGEKVRANDTDHPFRPGSDFAYLTGDHDPDSVLVLRPNGSGHDATLFMRPRSSRRTDEFFRSRNGELWVGRRPTLGERSTKLGLPTEDLTELDAALADCAPGRTRVLRGFDARVDAAVRPLDGRPARDRELAVAIAELKLVKDEWEIAQLQDACDATVRGFEDVARALPADRAVSERLLEGIFALRARHDGNDVGYNSIVGAGEHATILHWVHNHGATRPGELLLMDMGVENRHLYTADVTRVLPVDGRFTPLQRQVYDAVLAAQQAGIDVIRPGVAFRDVNQAAMRVLAEALRDLGLLPVSVDEAMDPASTIYRRWTLHGTSHMLGIDVHDCANARKERYRDGELGEGYVLTVEPGLYFQPEDELVPEELRGVGVRIEDDILVTATGAVNLSAGLPRRADEVETWLAEQREAGPRLPG; encoded by the coding sequence ATGACCGAGGAACGGACGCAGCCGGACGGGACGCAGTCGCACGACCCGGACTTCCCCGAGGCGTTCCTGACGTTCATGCGGCAGGGCTGGCGGGACACCGAACTGCCGGTCGGCCCCCGACCGGAGGTGCCGAACTACGCGAAGCGGCGGGCCGCGCTCTCCGCGACCTTCCCCGGCGAGACCCTGGTGATCCCGACCGGCGGCGAGAAGGTACGCGCCAACGACACCGACCACCCGTTCCGGCCGGGCAGCGACTTCGCCTACCTGACCGGCGACCACGACCCGGACAGCGTGCTGGTGCTGCGGCCGAACGGCTCGGGCCACGACGCCACGCTCTTCATGCGTCCCCGGTCGTCGCGGCGGACCGACGAGTTCTTCCGCAGCCGCAACGGCGAGCTCTGGGTGGGTCGGCGGCCCACCCTCGGCGAGCGCTCGACCAAGCTGGGCCTGCCGACCGAGGACCTGACCGAGCTGGACGCGGCGCTGGCCGACTGCGCGCCGGGGCGTACCCGGGTGTTGCGGGGATTCGACGCCCGGGTGGACGCGGCCGTGCGCCCGCTCGACGGCCGACCGGCGCGCGACCGGGAGCTGGCCGTGGCGATCGCGGAGCTGAAGCTGGTCAAGGACGAGTGGGAGATCGCCCAGCTCCAGGACGCCTGCGACGCGACCGTCCGCGGCTTCGAGGACGTGGCCCGGGCGCTGCCGGCCGACCGGGCGGTGTCGGAGCGGCTGCTGGAGGGGATCTTCGCGCTGCGCGCCCGGCACGACGGCAACGACGTCGGCTACAACTCGATCGTCGGTGCCGGTGAGCACGCCACGATCCTGCACTGGGTGCACAACCACGGTGCCACCCGGCCGGGTGAGCTGCTGCTGATGGACATGGGGGTGGAGAACCGCCACCTCTACACCGCCGACGTCACCCGGGTGCTGCCGGTCGACGGCCGGTTCACCCCGCTCCAGCGCCAGGTGTACGACGCCGTCCTCGCCGCGCAGCAGGCGGGCATCGACGTGATCCGGCCGGGGGTGGCGTTCCGGGACGTGAACCAGGCCGCCATGCGGGTGCTCGCCGAGGCGCTGCGGGACCTGGGGCTGCTGCCGGTGAGCGTGGACGAGGCGATGGACCCGGCCTCGACGATCTATCGTCGCTGGACGCTGCACGGCACCAGCCACATGCTCGGCATCGACGTGCACGACTGCGCCAACGCCCGCAAGGAGCGCTACCGGGACGGCGAGCTGGGCGAGGGTTACGTGCTGACGGTGGAGCCGGGGCTCTATTTCCAGCCGGAGGACGAGCTGGTCCCCGAGGAGCTGCGCGGCGTCGGGGTGCGGATCGAGGACGACATCCTGGTCACCGCGACCGGTGCGGTGAACCTCTCGGCCGGCCTGCCGCGCCGCGCCGACGAGGTGGAGACCTGGCTCGCCGAGCAGCGCGAGGCGGGTCCGCGCCTGCCGGGCTGA
- the asnB gene encoding asparagine synthase (glutamine-hydrolyzing), translating to MCGLLAFFSARGDAAAHRDNIAGALECLHHRGPDETGVEVVGDASGQYADGVFAHKRLAIIDVALSHEPLPYAGGRYLLTFNGEIYNYIELRDELIRDFGAQFATNGDGEVIVAGYHYWGEQVLTRLRGMFAFVIWDRQERRAFGARDYFGIKPLHYLETADGLYLASEKKALLPFAQSAYQGDAGIDTANLSHYLTLQYVPEPGTLHRGVNRIGSGEYLTWTPGGRIDVRRWYRPVFRPAPVSDEQKLYHEIRETLRESVRMHMRSDVPVGSFLSSGIDSTAVVALAREFNPNILTFTVGYDVPGYSEIDVAQESARHLDVTTIPTKIGPQDMIDALPKIIWHLDDPVADPALVPLYFVAKKAAEHVTVVLSGEGADEFFGGYTIYREPLSLGTVNGLPGGVQKGLRAVSKAIPQGVKGKSFLERGTTPIEQRYYGNARMFTEEEKQQLLRRYDPSVRYTDVTAPIYAECTELDDVTKMQYVDLYTWLRGDILVKADRISMAHSLEVRVPFLDREVFDVAAGIPVDLKLPPRSDATKYAMRQALQGVVPPAIVNRKKLGFPTPTRVWLRGEMYEWARHVLSTSGAGDLLDLSYAMRLLEEHKREEADHSRKVWTVLIFCIWHAIFVAKTLDPGIQRNQSALLTKPVVGSMVR from the coding sequence ATGTGCGGACTCCTGGCCTTCTTCAGCGCGCGCGGCGACGCCGCCGCCCACCGCGACAACATCGCCGGAGCACTGGAGTGCCTGCACCACCGCGGCCCGGACGAGACCGGGGTCGAGGTGGTCGGGGACGCCTCCGGCCAGTACGCGGACGGCGTGTTCGCGCACAAGCGCCTGGCCATCATCGACGTGGCGCTCAGCCACGAGCCGCTGCCCTACGCGGGTGGCCGCTACCTGCTCACCTTCAACGGTGAGATCTACAACTACATCGAGCTGCGCGACGAGCTGATCCGGGACTTCGGCGCCCAGTTCGCCACGAACGGCGACGGCGAGGTGATCGTCGCCGGCTACCACTACTGGGGCGAGCAGGTGCTCACCCGGCTGCGCGGCATGTTCGCCTTCGTCATCTGGGACCGGCAGGAGCGGCGGGCGTTCGGCGCCCGGGACTACTTCGGCATCAAGCCGCTGCACTACCTGGAGACCGCCGACGGGCTCTACCTCGCCTCGGAGAAGAAGGCGCTGCTGCCGTTCGCGCAGTCGGCGTACCAGGGGGACGCGGGGATCGACACCGCCAACCTGAGCCACTACCTGACCCTCCAGTACGTCCCGGAACCGGGCACCCTGCACCGGGGGGTCAACCGGATCGGGTCGGGGGAGTACCTGACCTGGACGCCGGGCGGCCGGATCGACGTGCGCCGGTGGTACCGGCCGGTGTTCCGCCCCGCGCCGGTCTCCGACGAGCAGAAGCTGTACCACGAGATCCGGGAGACGCTGCGGGAGAGCGTCCGGATGCACATGCGCTCGGACGTGCCGGTCGGCTCGTTCCTGTCCAGCGGGATCGACTCGACCGCGGTGGTGGCGCTGGCCCGGGAGTTCAACCCGAACATCCTCACCTTCACCGTCGGCTACGACGTCCCCGGCTACTCCGAGATCGACGTCGCCCAGGAGTCGGCCCGGCACCTCGACGTCACCACGATCCCGACCAAGATCGGGCCGCAGGACATGATCGACGCCCTGCCGAAGATCATCTGGCACCTGGACGACCCGGTGGCCGACCCGGCGCTGGTGCCGCTCTACTTCGTCGCCAAGAAGGCCGCCGAGCACGTCACCGTGGTCCTCTCCGGCGAGGGCGCCGACGAGTTCTTCGGCGGGTACACCATCTATCGCGAACCGCTCTCCCTCGGCACGGTCAACGGCCTGCCGGGCGGGGTGCAGAAGGGCCTGCGGGCCGTCTCCAAGGCGATCCCGCAGGGGGTCAAGGGCAAGAGCTTCCTGGAGCGCGGCACCACCCCGATCGAGCAGCGCTACTACGGCAACGCCCGGATGTTCACCGAGGAGGAGAAGCAGCAGCTGCTGCGCCGCTACGACCCCTCGGTCCGCTACACCGACGTCACCGCGCCGATCTACGCCGAGTGCACCGAGCTGGACGACGTCACCAAGATGCAGTACGTCGACCTCTACACCTGGCTGCGCGGCGACATCCTGGTCAAGGCCGACCGGATCTCGATGGCGCACTCGCTGGAGGTGCGGGTGCCCTTCCTCGACCGCGAGGTCTTCGACGTGGCGGCCGGCATCCCGGTGGACCTGAAGCTCCCGCCCCGCTCCGACGCCACCAAGTACGCGATGCGCCAGGCGTTGCAGGGCGTGGTGCCGCCGGCCATCGTCAACCGCAAGAAGCTCGGCTTCCCGACCCCGACCCGGGTCTGGCTGCGCGGCGAGATGTACGAGTGGGCCCGGCACGTGCTGTCCACCTCCGGCGCCGGTGACCTGCTCGACCTGTCGTACGCGATGCGGCTGCTGGAGGAGCACAAGCGGGAGGAGGCGGACCACTCCCGCAAGGTGTGGACCGTGCTCATCTTCTGCATCTGGCACGCCATCTTCGTGGCGAAGACCCTCGACCCCGGCATCCAGCGCAACCAGTCCGCCCTCCTGACCAAGCCGGTCGTCGGCAGCATGGTCCGCTGA
- a CDS encoding lytic polysaccharide monooxygenase: protein MHRSRTAALLTAAATLLFGAVALTTGSDPAAAHGAAITPGSRTYLCWKDGLTSTGEIKPNNPACAAAVAESGANSLYNWFGVLRSDAGGRTVGFIPDGKLCSGGNPGYSGYDLARTDWPVTHLTAGARHDFRYSNWAAHPGTFYYYVTKDSWSPTRPLAWSDLEDQPFLTVTNPPQSGSPGTDGGYYYFSGNLPANKSGRHIIYSRWVRSDSQENFFGCSDVTFDGGNGEVTGTGPGGTPTPTTPAPTPTTPSPTPTPTTPSPTPTAPSPTPTPTPTSTTPAPGSGCMAVYKVVSAWPGGFQGEVMIMNHSTRSYGGWVASWSWPSGQRLTQLWNGTASTTGATVTVANAAWNGTLAPEGTTTFGFTASTTGTNTLPTVTCSGR from the coding sequence GTGCACCGATCCCGTACGGCCGCGCTGCTCACCGCGGCCGCCACCCTCCTGTTCGGCGCCGTCGCGCTGACCACCGGCTCGGATCCGGCCGCCGCGCACGGCGCGGCGATCACCCCGGGCAGCCGGACCTACCTGTGCTGGAAGGACGGCCTCACCTCGACCGGTGAGATCAAGCCCAACAACCCCGCCTGCGCGGCAGCGGTCGCCGAGAGCGGGGCCAACTCGCTCTACAACTGGTTCGGCGTGCTGCGCTCCGACGCCGGTGGCCGGACCGTCGGCTTCATCCCCGACGGCAAGCTGTGCAGCGGCGGCAACCCCGGCTACAGCGGGTACGACCTGGCCCGCACGGACTGGCCGGTGACCCACCTGACCGCCGGGGCGAGGCACGACTTCCGGTACAGCAACTGGGCCGCCCATCCGGGCACCTTCTACTACTACGTCACCAAGGACAGTTGGAGCCCGACCCGGCCGCTGGCCTGGAGCGACCTGGAGGACCAGCCGTTCCTGACCGTCACCAACCCGCCGCAGAGCGGCTCGCCGGGCACCGACGGCGGGTACTACTACTTCAGCGGCAACCTGCCGGCGAACAAGAGCGGGCGGCACATCATCTACTCCCGCTGGGTCCGCTCGGACAGCCAGGAGAACTTCTTCGGCTGCTCCGACGTCACCTTCGACGGCGGCAACGGCGAGGTCACCGGCACCGGCCCGGGCGGCACGCCCACCCCGACCACCCCGGCCCCGACCCCGACCACGCCGAGCCCGACGCCCACCCCGACCACGCCCAGCCCCACCCCGACCGCGCCGAGCCCGACGCCCACTCCGACGCCGACCTCGACCACCCCGGCGCCGGGGAGCGGCTGCATGGCGGTGTACAAGGTGGTCAGCGCGTGGCCGGGCGGCTTCCAGGGCGAGGTCATGATCATGAACCACAGCACGCGCAGCTACGGCGGCTGGGTGGCGAGCTGGAGCTGGCCCAGCGGTCAGCGGCTCACCCAGCTCTGGAACGGCACGGCGAGCACCACCGGCGCCACGGTGACCGTCGCCAACGCCGCGTGGAACGGCACCCTCGCCCCCGAGGGCACCACCACCTTCGGCTTCACCGCCTCCACCACCGGCACCAACACCCTCCCCACCGTCACCTGCTCCGGCCGCTGA
- a CDS encoding carbohydrate kinase family protein, with the protein MGYAVVLGEALVDLLDAEHDGQPVYRQAIGGGPLNVAVAVARLGGDARFVGSLGDDALADRIRAFLTGAGVGLTGAVTVPAPTALGVATFAGPEPDFRFYGEPRSYALLTADDLDVALVEGADVLYCGSIVLLEPPVLAAARRAWSIAGALRVFDPNVRPRLLTGPESLAGLREVVAEFAASAHLVKLSTVDAELLYPGEPVEGVAAYLRELGATTVVVTLGAAGALVAAGPDLVRIPAPKVDAVDATGAGDSVMGALIADLLTEGEPTDPTGWQQRVAFALRVAALVCESPGGAVSMPTRAAVTARFPA; encoded by the coding sequence ATGGGGTACGCGGTGGTGCTCGGCGAGGCACTGGTCGACCTGCTCGACGCCGAACACGACGGGCAGCCCGTCTACCGGCAGGCGATCGGCGGCGGCCCGCTCAACGTGGCGGTGGCGGTGGCCCGGCTCGGCGGCGACGCCCGGTTCGTCGGCTCCCTCGGCGACGACGCCCTCGCCGACCGGATCCGTGCCTTCCTGACCGGGGCGGGCGTCGGGCTGACCGGCGCGGTGACCGTACCGGCGCCGACCGCGCTCGGCGTGGCCACCTTCGCCGGCCCCGAACCCGACTTCCGCTTCTACGGCGAGCCCCGCTCGTACGCCCTGCTCACCGCCGACGACCTGGACGTCGCGCTGGTCGAGGGGGCGGACGTGCTCTACTGCGGGTCGATCGTGCTGCTCGAACCACCGGTGCTCGCCGCCGCCCGCCGGGCCTGGTCGATCGCCGGTGCGCTGCGGGTCTTCGACCCGAACGTCCGGCCCCGGCTGCTCACCGGCCCGGAGTCGCTCGCCGGGCTGCGGGAGGTGGTCGCCGAGTTCGCCGCCAGCGCCCACCTGGTGAAGCTGAGCACCGTCGACGCCGAACTGCTCTATCCCGGGGAGCCGGTCGAGGGAGTGGCCGCGTACCTGCGGGAACTCGGCGCGACCACGGTGGTGGTCACGCTGGGCGCGGCCGGCGCGCTGGTCGCCGCCGGCCCCGACCTGGTCCGCATCCCCGCGCCGAAGGTCGACGCGGTCGACGCCACCGGCGCGGGCGACTCGGTGATGGGTGCCCTGATCGCCGACCTGCTCACCGAGGGCGAGCCCACCGACCCGACCGGCTGGCAGCAACGGGTCGCCTTCGCCCTGCGCGTCGCCGCCCTGGTCTGCGAGTCCCCCGGGGGCGCCGTCTCGATGCCCACCCGCGCCGCCGTCACCGCCCGCTTCCCCGCCTGA
- a CDS encoding MBL fold metallo-hydrolase, with product MTGRFVEVADRVHVLRDPLLHVNVTLVVGADAALLVDTLSTAGQARELAEAARRVTPHPWVVVNTHHHFDHCFGNATLAADPPRPVYAHELAAAALRDPDRLRRAAYEEMRDEQPGLAAELADTVLLAPTHTVHTETVLDVGGRRVLLRHPGHGHTDADLVVHVPDAELLVAGDLVEQSGPPAFEESYPLQWPDAVADLLRLTTPTTVVVPGHGEPVDVGFVRAQHAQFVEQAWLIRAAHTAAAPPERVAAESPFGARAGLVAARRGFAELDGTA from the coding sequence GTGACCGGCCGCTTCGTCGAGGTCGCCGACCGGGTGCACGTGCTGCGCGACCCGCTGCTGCACGTCAACGTCACGCTGGTGGTCGGTGCCGACGCGGCGCTGCTGGTGGACACCCTCTCCACCGCCGGGCAGGCGCGGGAGCTGGCCGAGGCGGCCCGGCGGGTCACCCCGCACCCGTGGGTCGTGGTGAACACCCACCACCACTTCGACCACTGCTTCGGCAACGCCACGCTGGCCGCCGACCCACCCCGCCCGGTGTACGCGCACGAGCTGGCCGCCGCCGCGCTGCGCGACCCGGACCGGCTACGCCGGGCCGCGTACGAGGAGATGCGCGACGAGCAGCCGGGGCTCGCCGCCGAGCTGGCCGACACGGTGCTGCTCGCCCCGACGCACACCGTGCACACCGAGACGGTGCTGGACGTGGGCGGCCGGCGGGTGCTGCTGCGCCACCCGGGGCACGGGCACACCGACGCCGACCTGGTGGTGCACGTGCCGGACGCGGAGCTGCTGGTCGCCGGCGACCTGGTGGAGCAAAGCGGACCGCCGGCGTTCGAGGAGTCGTACCCGTTGCAGTGGCCGGACGCGGTCGCCGACCTGCTGCGGCTGACCACGCCCACGACGGTGGTGGTGCCCGGCCACGGCGAGCCGGTCGACGTCGGGTTCGTCCGCGCCCAGCACGCCCAGTTCGTCGAGCAGGCCTGGCTGATCCGCGCCGCCCACACCGCCGCCGCCCCGCCGGAGCGCGTCGCCGCCGAGTCCCCCTTCGGCGCCCGCGCCGGCCTCGTCGCCGCCCGCCGCGGCTTCGCGGAACTCGACGGCACCGCCTAG
- a CDS encoding thioesterase family protein has product MQEQPDAPFSPGLTARVELTVTDADTAQAVGSGDVPVLGTPRVLALAEAATVAATATRMPPGGTTVGLRVELDHTAPTPVGRTVVAQATLTGVDGRRLRFEVAVTDGGQTVAQGRVERVLVDRQRFVERAGAAS; this is encoded by the coding sequence ATGCAGGAGCAGCCGGACGCACCCTTTTCGCCGGGCCTGACCGCCCGGGTCGAGCTGACCGTGACCGACGCGGACACCGCCCAGGCGGTGGGCTCCGGGGACGTGCCGGTGCTCGGCACGCCCCGGGTGCTCGCGCTGGCCGAGGCGGCGACGGTGGCGGCCACCGCCACCCGGATGCCGCCCGGGGGGACCACGGTCGGGCTCCGGGTCGAGCTGGACCACACCGCGCCCACCCCGGTCGGCCGGACGGTGGTGGCGCAGGCCACCCTCACCGGGGTCGACGGCCGGCGGCTGCGCTTCGAGGTCGCCGTCACCGACGGCGGCCAGACCGTGGCGCAGGGCCGGGTCGAGCGGGTGCTGGTGGACCGGCAGCGGTTCGTCGAGCGGGCCGGGGCCGCGTCGTGA
- a CDS encoding phosphatase PAP2 family protein, producing the protein MAVVTDPQPPTPTEPAPDGGRRRIVAMTVWAVLFVAGWLVIGLPTDPAYAFLWIWAGTVAWNSSRPWRSHLRFARDWIPVVLLLAAYNLSRGFADNGATPHALELIVADRFLAGWATGGEVPTVWLQQHLYRPEVHWWDMLASWVYFSHFVVSLAAAGVLWLRNRSRWAAFMRRWGFLCAAGLVTYFLYPAAPPWWAAQNGLLTEVARISTRGWQAFGMHGAGNVLNAGQIASNPVAAMPSLHTAFALFVVLFFLPATRRRWWPLLLAYPLAMTFTLIYSGEHYLIDVLVGWAYVGMTFLVVGLAERAWAARRARPAVPPGAIPGPRSGAEPAAKPAPAPVER; encoded by the coding sequence ATGGCCGTCGTGACAGATCCCCAGCCCCCCACCCCGACCGAGCCGGCGCCCGACGGCGGCCGGCGCCGGATCGTCGCCATGACGGTCTGGGCGGTCCTCTTCGTGGCCGGTTGGCTGGTGATCGGCCTGCCCACCGACCCGGCGTACGCCTTCCTCTGGATCTGGGCGGGCACCGTCGCGTGGAACTCGTCCCGGCCGTGGCGCAGCCACCTGCGCTTCGCCCGGGACTGGATCCCGGTGGTGCTGCTGCTGGCCGCCTACAACCTCTCCCGGGGCTTCGCCGACAACGGCGCGACGCCGCACGCGCTGGAGCTGATCGTCGCCGACCGTTTCCTGGCCGGCTGGGCGACCGGCGGCGAGGTGCCGACCGTCTGGTTGCAGCAGCACCTCTACCGGCCCGAGGTGCACTGGTGGGACATGCTGGCCAGTTGGGTCTACTTCTCCCACTTCGTGGTCTCGCTGGCCGCCGCCGGGGTGCTCTGGCTGCGCAACCGCTCCCGTTGGGCGGCGTTCATGCGGCGCTGGGGCTTCCTCTGCGCCGCCGGGCTGGTCACCTACTTCCTCTATCCGGCCGCGCCGCCGTGGTGGGCCGCGCAGAACGGCCTGCTCACCGAGGTCGCCCGGATCTCCACCCGGGGCTGGCAGGCGTTCGGCATGCACGGGGCGGGCAACGTGCTCAACGCCGGCCAGATCGCCTCGAACCCGGTCGCGGCGATGCCCTCGCTGCACACCGCCTTCGCCCTCTTCGTGGTGCTGTTCTTCCTGCCGGCCACCCGTCGGCGCTGGTGGCCGCTGCTGCTGGCCTATCCGCTGGCGATGACGTTCACCCTGATCTACAGCGGCGAGCACTACCTGATCGACGTGCTGGTCGGCTGGGCGTACGTGGGGATGACCTTCCTGGTCGTCGGCCTGGCCGAACGCGCCTGGGCGGCCCGGCGGGCCCGGCCCGCGGTGCCGCCCGGCGCGATCCCGGGGCCGCGCTCCGGTGCGGAGCCGGCGGCGAAGCCCGCTCCGGCGCCCGTCGAGCGCTGA
- a CDS encoding PH domain-containing protein — translation MPGPPPVEEPRQRLHPLSPALHGAKSLAVVVAGLSWSTLSRVGFGWFAVLVGVLALGATVLAVISWYNTGYHVVGRELRVHEGLLWRRTRAIPLERLQAVEVVRPLLAQLTGLAELRLEVVGGGRTEAPLAYLGVAEATALRERLLVVAGRTSGTPEAAPPTADQPPAPPPTGHRLHTVRNVDLLVSQLLTPQAFLLPFGVAFVVAQFLSEGSWSFIAVASTVTAMAGVVLQPVRRVLDDWGFRLDRDADILRVRNGLLETRAQTVPLDRVQTVGVTWPLLWRMKGWLRLRLEVAGYSGGEPDDRNRPDRLLPVGDLSTGERIVAEVLPGVWLGALPLTPPPPRARWLRPLSRAAIGAGLDDRVFAARSGLLTRQLSIVPYARIQSVRVTQGPAQRRLRLATVHADTAGGAGAVAHDRDVAEAWALAAELTARAQQARRADGRRRR, via the coding sequence CTGCCCGGCCCACCGCCGGTCGAGGAGCCCCGGCAGCGGCTGCACCCGTTGAGCCCCGCGCTGCACGGCGCGAAGTCCCTCGCCGTGGTGGTCGCCGGCCTGTCCTGGTCGACGCTGTCCCGGGTCGGCTTCGGCTGGTTCGCCGTCCTGGTGGGGGTGCTCGCCCTCGGCGCGACCGTGCTCGCGGTGATCAGCTGGTACAACACCGGCTACCACGTGGTGGGCCGGGAGCTGCGGGTGCACGAGGGGCTGCTCTGGCGGCGTACCCGGGCGATCCCGCTGGAACGGCTCCAGGCGGTCGAGGTGGTACGACCGCTGCTCGCCCAGCTCACCGGCCTGGCCGAGCTGCGGCTGGAGGTGGTCGGCGGGGGTCGTACCGAGGCGCCGCTGGCGTACCTGGGGGTGGCCGAGGCGACCGCGCTGCGGGAGCGGCTGCTCGTCGTCGCCGGTCGCACCTCGGGCACCCCGGAGGCCGCCCCGCCGACCGCGGACCAACCGCCCGCGCCGCCGCCGACCGGCCACCGGCTGCACACCGTACGCAACGTCGACCTGCTGGTCAGCCAGCTGCTCACCCCGCAGGCGTTCCTGCTGCCGTTCGGCGTGGCGTTCGTGGTGGCGCAGTTCCTCTCCGAGGGCTCCTGGTCGTTCATCGCCGTCGCCAGCACGGTGACCGCGATGGCCGGGGTCGTGCTGCAACCGGTCCGCCGGGTCCTCGACGACTGGGGGTTCCGCCTCGACCGGGACGCCGACATCCTCCGGGTCCGCAACGGGCTGCTGGAGACCCGGGCGCAGACCGTGCCGCTGGACCGGGTGCAGACGGTGGGCGTGACCTGGCCGCTGCTGTGGCGGATGAAGGGCTGGCTGCGGCTGCGGCTGGAGGTGGCCGGCTATTCGGGCGGCGAACCGGACGACCGGAACCGGCCGGACCGGCTGCTGCCGGTCGGTGACCTGTCGACCGGCGAACGGATCGTCGCGGAGGTGCTGCCGGGGGTGTGGCTGGGCGCGCTGCCGCTGACTCCCCCACCGCCCCGGGCCCGCTGGCTGCGCCCGCTGAGCCGGGCGGCGATCGGGGCCGGGCTCGACGACCGGGTCTTCGCGGCCCGCTCCGGCCTGCTCACCCGGCAGTTGTCGATCGTGCCGTACGCCCGGATCCAGAGCGTGCGGGTCACCCAGGGGCCGGCGCAGCGCCGGCTGCGGCTGGCCACCGTGCACGCCGACACGGCCGGCGGGGCCGGCGCGGTCGCGCACGACCGGGACGTGGCCGAGGCGTGGGCGCTCGCCGCCGAGCTGACCGCGCGGGCGCAGCAGGCCCGCCGCGCCGACGGTCGACGGCGGCGGTAG
- a CDS encoding PH domain-containing protein, producing the protein MNERSGPVPAEDHPGPPPAHPLEPWPDTVHWQRISTDLIWVELIRLGVLLAVVLLGLAVGWAVSGMWGFGAALGLVLLLAGWRAVTIIRAVHAWGYAEREDDLLVRQGLLVRRLSIVPYSRMQFVDVSAGPLERAFDLATVQLHTAAAASDARVPGLRPAEASRLRDRLTALGEDRAEGL; encoded by the coding sequence GTGAACGAGCGCAGCGGACCGGTGCCCGCCGAGGACCACCCCGGGCCGCCGCCCGCCCACCCGCTGGAACCGTGGCCGGACACCGTCCACTGGCAGCGCATCTCCACCGACCTGATCTGGGTGGAGCTGATCCGGCTGGGCGTGCTGCTCGCCGTCGTCCTGCTCGGGCTCGCGGTCGGCTGGGCGGTCAGCGGAATGTGGGGCTTCGGTGCCGCGCTCGGACTGGTCCTGCTGCTGGCCGGCTGGCGGGCGGTCACCATCATCCGCGCGGTCCACGCCTGGGGCTACGCCGAGCGCGAGGACGACCTGCTGGTCCGGCAGGGGCTGCTGGTGCGGCGGCTCTCCATCGTCCCGTACTCCCGGATGCAGTTCGTCGACGTCAGCGCGGGGCCGCTGGAGCGCGCCTTCGACCTGGCCACCGTGCAGCTGCACACGGCCGCGGCGGCCAGCGACGCGCGGGTGCCCGGTCTGCGCCCGGCGGAGGCGTCCCGGCTGCGGGACCGCCTCACCGCCCTCGGTGAGGACCGGGCGGAGGGCCTGTGA
- a CDS encoding AAA family ATPase, which produces MAQPTTPDAPTPTEAPPPAVTTPAEDATLLERALFEIKRVIVGQDRMVERMFVALLARGHCLLEGVPGVAKTLAVETLARVVGGSFARVQFTPDLVPADIMGTRIYRQSSEKFDVELGPVFVNFLLADEINRAPAKVQSALLEVMSERQVSIGGETHRVPDPFLVMATQNPIEQEGVYPLPEAQRDRFLMKIVVGYPTDAEEREIVYRMGVAAPEPAPVFSTPDLIALQRKADQVFVHNALVDYAVRLVLATRAPAEHGMPDVAQLIQYGASPRASLGLVRATRALALLRGRDYALPQDVQDIAPDILRHRLVLSYDALADDVPADHIVHRVMSTIPLPAVAPRQQASPVPAVPPGGGWPGQRP; this is translated from the coding sequence GTGGCCCAGCCGACCACGCCCGACGCCCCGACCCCGACCGAGGCCCCGCCGCCCGCCGTGACCACCCCCGCCGAGGACGCCACCCTGCTGGAGCGGGCGTTGTTCGAGATCAAACGGGTGATCGTCGGGCAGGACCGGATGGTCGAGCGGATGTTCGTGGCGCTGCTCGCCCGCGGGCACTGCCTGCTGGAGGGGGTGCCCGGCGTGGCGAAGACGCTCGCCGTGGAGACCCTCGCACGGGTGGTCGGTGGGTCCTTCGCCCGGGTGCAGTTCACCCCCGACCTGGTGCCCGCCGACATCATGGGCACCCGCATCTACCGGCAGTCGAGCGAGAAGTTCGACGTGGAGCTGGGCCCGGTCTTCGTCAATTTCCTGCTCGCCGACGAGATCAACCGCGCGCCGGCCAAGGTGCAGTCGGCGCTGCTGGAGGTGATGAGCGAGCGTCAGGTGTCGATCGGTGGGGAGACCCACCGGGTGCCGGACCCGTTCCTGGTGATGGCGACGCAGAACCCGATCGAGCAGGAGGGCGTCTATCCGCTGCCGGAGGCGCAGCGGGACCGCTTCCTGATGAAGATCGTGGTGGGCTACCCGACCGACGCCGAGGAGCGGGAGATCGTCTACCGGATGGGCGTCGCCGCGCCCGAGCCGGCGCCGGTGTTCAGCACCCCCGACCTGATCGCCCTCCAGCGCAAGGCCGACCAGGTCTTCGTGCACAACGCGCTGGTCGACTACGCGGTCCGGCTGGTGCTGGCCACCCGGGCCCCGGCCGAGCACGGCATGCCGGACGTCGCGCAGCTCATCCAGTACGGCGCGAGCCCGCGCGCCTCGCTCGGCCTGGTCCGGGCCACCCGGGCGTTGGCGCTGCTGCGCGGCCGGGACTACGCCCTGCCGCAGGACGTGCAGGACATCGCCCCGGACATCCTGCGTCACCGGCTGGTGCTCAGCTATGACGCGCTCGCCGACGACGTGCCGGCCGACCACATCGTGCACCGGGTGATGTCCACCATCCCGCTGCCCGCCGTCGCGCCCCGGCAGCAGGCCAGCCCCGTCCCGGCCGTACCCCCGGGCGGCGGTTGGCCCGGGCAGCGGCCGTGA